In one window of Solanum pennellii chromosome 2, SPENNV200 DNA:
- the LOC107011965 gene encoding U4/U6.U5 tri-snRNP-associated protein 2-like isoform X1 — translation MTKKREVEDGVVPEESTAKRQKVMDQSSPSLPPVAFENPLLPLASYDDDEDDEDDGTKGHIAEQVINNGEDKEQNGYSSDDEEDEDDGRSQGKRNRAIEIRRDCPYLDTVNRQVLDFDFEKFCSVSLTNLNVYACLVCGKYFQGRGPKSHAYTHSLEAGHHVFINLRTEKVYCLPDGYEVIDPSLDDIIHVLNPRFAQEQVKQLDKSRQWSRALDGSDYLPGTVGLNNIKETDFVNVTIQSLMRVTPLRNFFLIPENYQHNRSPLVHRFGELTRKIWHARNFKGQVSPHEFLQAVMKASKKRFRIGAQSDPVEFMSWLLNTLHTELRSSKKGSSIIHRCFQGELEVVKEMHNRSIAEKRENGEDGEHESHNTGMETSRMPFIMLGLDLPPPPLFTDVMEKNIIPQVPLFNILKKFDGDTVTEVVRPRIARMRYRVTKLPKYLILHMRRFTKNNFFMEKNPTLVNFPVKNLELKDYIPLPAPKENEKLRSKYDLIANIVHDGKPGEGSYRVFVQRKSEELWYEMQDLHVSETLPQMVALSETYMQIYEQHQQ, via the exons ATGACAAAGAAGCGAGAAGTAGAAGATGGCGTGGTGCCTGAGGAGTCGACTGCAAAACGGCAGAAGGTAATGGATCAGTCGTCTCCCTCTCTTCCACCAGTTGCTTTTGAGAATCCACTACTTCCACTTGCAtcttatgatgatgatgaagacgACGAGGATGATGGTACGAAAGGACACATTGCTGAGCAAGTTATAAATAATGGTGAAGACAAGGAGCAAAATGGCTACTCATCTGACGATGAAGAAGATGAGGATGATGGTAGAAGCCAAGGGAAGCGAAATCGTGCAATTGAGATTAGGAGGGACTGCCCCTATCTTGATACTGTGAATAGACAG GTATTGGATTTTGACTTCGAGAAATTTTGTTCGGTCTCTCTTACAAATTTAAATGTGTATGCATGTTTAGTCTGTGGGAAATATTTTCAAGGAAGGGGACCAAAATCTCATGCGTATACACACAGTCTTGAAGCAGGGCACCACGTGTTCATCAATTTACGAACAGAGAAAGTTTATTGTCTTCCTGATGGATACGAAGTCATAGATCCATCGCTTGATGACATTATTCATGTGCTGAATCCAAG ATTTGCTCAAGAACAGGTTAAGCAACTCGATAAGAGCCGACAGTGGTCTAGGGCACTTGATGGGTCTGATTATCTTCCTGGAACG GTTGGGCTGAATAACATCAAGGAGACTGATTTTGTCAATGTCACGATTCAGTCATTGATGCGAGTAACTCCCTTGAGAAACTTCTTTCTTATCCCTGAGAATTATCAACACAATAGATCTCCTCTTGTTCATAGATTTGGAGAGCTTACCCGAAAGATTTGGCACGCACGGAACTTTAAAGGACAG GTCAGTCCGCATGAGTTCTTGCAAGCGGTTATGAAAGCTAGTAAAAAACGTTTTCGGATAGGTGCCCAGTCTGACCCTGTTGAATTTATGTCATGGCTCCTGAATACCCTTCACACGGAGCTTAGAAGTTCCAAAAAAGGCAGTAGCATAATCCATCGGTGCTTTCAG GGGGAATTGGAGGTTGTGAAAGAGATGCATAATAGATCTATTGCTGAAAAGAGGGAAAATGGGGAGGATGGTGAACATGAATCTCACAATACTGGCATGGAAACTAGCAGAATGCCTTTTATAATGCTTGGACTTGATTTGCCACCACCTCCTCTTTTTACAGATGTCATGGAAAAGAATATTATTCCCCAG GTTCCATTATTCAACATACTAAAGAAGTTTGATGGTGATACTGTGACTGAAGTTGTAAGGCCCCGTATAGCAAGGATGAGATACCGTGTGACAAAATTGCCAAAGTATCTAATTCTCCACATGCGTAGgtttacaaagaacaatttctTTATGGAGAAAAATCCTACACTTG TGAACTTCCCGGTGAAGAATCTAGAGCTCAAGGATTATATTCCCCTGCCAGCACCAAAGGAGAATGAGAAACTTCGCTCAAAATATGATTTGATTGCTAATATTGTTCATGATGGAAAGCCAGGCGAAGGATCATACAGAGTGTTTGTCCAACGAAAATCAGAAGAACTTTG GTATGAGATGCAAGACCTACATGTTTCTGAAACTCTTCCCCAGATGGTTGCGCTTTCTGAGACTTATATGCAGATATATGAGCAGCATCAGCAGTAA
- the LOC107011965 gene encoding U4/U6.U5 tri-snRNP-associated protein 2-like isoform X2: protein MTKKREVEDGVVPEESTAKRQKVMDQSSPSLPPVAFENPLLPLASYDDDEDDEDDGTKGHIAEQVINNGEDKEQNGYSSDDEEDEDDGRSQGKRNRAIEIRRDCPYLDTVNRQVLDFDFEKFCSVSLTNLNVYACLVCGKYFQGRGPKSHAYTHSLEAGHHVFINLRTEKVYCLPDGYEVIDPSLDDIIHVLNPRFAQEQVKQLDKSRQWSRALDGSDYLPGTVGLNNIKETDFVNVTIQSLMRVTPLRNFFLIPENYQHNRSPLVHRFGELTRKIWHARNFKGQVSPHEFLQAVMKASKKRFRIGAQSDPVEFMSWLLNTLHTELRSSKKGSSIIHRCFQGELEVVKEMHNRSIAEKRENGEDGEHESHNTGMETSRMPFIMLGLDLPPPPLFTDVMEKNIIPQVPLFNILKKFDGDTVTEVVRPRIARMRYRVTKLPKYLILHMRRFTKNNFFMEKNPTLELFFLISNPPHVGTFKKGVESRV from the exons ATGACAAAGAAGCGAGAAGTAGAAGATGGCGTGGTGCCTGAGGAGTCGACTGCAAAACGGCAGAAGGTAATGGATCAGTCGTCTCCCTCTCTTCCACCAGTTGCTTTTGAGAATCCACTACTTCCACTTGCAtcttatgatgatgatgaagacgACGAGGATGATGGTACGAAAGGACACATTGCTGAGCAAGTTATAAATAATGGTGAAGACAAGGAGCAAAATGGCTACTCATCTGACGATGAAGAAGATGAGGATGATGGTAGAAGCCAAGGGAAGCGAAATCGTGCAATTGAGATTAGGAGGGACTGCCCCTATCTTGATACTGTGAATAGACAG GTATTGGATTTTGACTTCGAGAAATTTTGTTCGGTCTCTCTTACAAATTTAAATGTGTATGCATGTTTAGTCTGTGGGAAATATTTTCAAGGAAGGGGACCAAAATCTCATGCGTATACACACAGTCTTGAAGCAGGGCACCACGTGTTCATCAATTTACGAACAGAGAAAGTTTATTGTCTTCCTGATGGATACGAAGTCATAGATCCATCGCTTGATGACATTATTCATGTGCTGAATCCAAG ATTTGCTCAAGAACAGGTTAAGCAACTCGATAAGAGCCGACAGTGGTCTAGGGCACTTGATGGGTCTGATTATCTTCCTGGAACG GTTGGGCTGAATAACATCAAGGAGACTGATTTTGTCAATGTCACGATTCAGTCATTGATGCGAGTAACTCCCTTGAGAAACTTCTTTCTTATCCCTGAGAATTATCAACACAATAGATCTCCTCTTGTTCATAGATTTGGAGAGCTTACCCGAAAGATTTGGCACGCACGGAACTTTAAAGGACAG GTCAGTCCGCATGAGTTCTTGCAAGCGGTTATGAAAGCTAGTAAAAAACGTTTTCGGATAGGTGCCCAGTCTGACCCTGTTGAATTTATGTCATGGCTCCTGAATACCCTTCACACGGAGCTTAGAAGTTCCAAAAAAGGCAGTAGCATAATCCATCGGTGCTTTCAG GGGGAATTGGAGGTTGTGAAAGAGATGCATAATAGATCTATTGCTGAAAAGAGGGAAAATGGGGAGGATGGTGAACATGAATCTCACAATACTGGCATGGAAACTAGCAGAATGCCTTTTATAATGCTTGGACTTGATTTGCCACCACCTCCTCTTTTTACAGATGTCATGGAAAAGAATATTATTCCCCAG GTTCCATTATTCAACATACTAAAGAAGTTTGATGGTGATACTGTGACTGAAGTTGTAAGGCCCCGTATAGCAAGGATGAGATACCGTGTGACAAAATTGCCAAAGTATCTAATTCTCCACATGCGTAGgtttacaaagaacaatttctTTATGGAGAAAAATCCTACACTTG AATTGTTCTTTCTGATTTCAAATCCTCCACATGTGGGCACATTTAAGAAGGGGGTGGAGAGCCGGGTGTGA